One Rosettibacter firmus genomic window carries:
- a CDS encoding PrsW family intramembrane metalloprotease: MFLYTSLLASILPMTLYLVMLWYMDKYEREPLSYVLLHFLWGALGAIFFGALGNYLISSLVIILSKSTISSSILSNIIAAPIAEEISKALFLFYSFRSTKFDNFTDGLVYGGAIGLGFGMTENFIYFITFGTTIEILIILILLRSSFSAVMHCISTSIFGASLGMIKFSSYSLKILYPVFGILLSILIHFMWNLSVSKSETLLFGFLFMILLIILFVSIFIYSLKREKEIIINELLEETKIDIIPESHINIISSKSRFRKGWIDEQIRKKYFRTAINLAFNKVHYKNSKGTKKDFYEIEIEKNRAKLKELLSNYKSG, translated from the coding sequence ATGTTTCTATATACTTCTTTACTGGCATCAATATTACCAATGACATTGTATTTAGTTATGTTATGGTATATGGATAAATATGAACGTGAACCATTAAGTTATGTATTATTACATTTTTTGTGGGGAGCTTTAGGAGCGATATTTTTCGGAGCTCTCGGAAATTATTTAATTTCATCTTTAGTAATAATTTTATCCAAATCAACAATTAGCAGTTCAATATTATCTAACATAATAGCTGCTCCTATTGCAGAAGAAATATCAAAAGCATTGTTTCTATTCTATAGTTTTCGTTCAACAAAATTTGATAATTTTACAGATGGATTAGTATACGGCGGTGCAATTGGACTTGGATTTGGTATGACAGAAAATTTTATTTACTTCATTACTTTTGGTACTACAATTGAGATTTTAATTATACTTATTTTATTAAGATCTTCTTTCTCAGCTGTTATGCATTGTATTTCAACTTCAATATTTGGTGCATCATTGGGAATGATAAAATTCTCTTCTTACTCATTAAAAATTTTATATCCTGTTTTTGGTATTCTTCTATCTATCTTAATTCATTTTATGTGGAATTTATCGGTTAGTAAATCGGAAACATTATTGTTTGGATTTTTATTTATGATTTTACTTATAATATTATTTGTATCTATTTTTATATATTCTTTGAAGAGAGAAAAAGAAATTATAATAAATGAATTACTGGAAGAAACTAAAATAGATATTATTCCCGAATCTCACATAAACATTATAAGTTCAAAATCAAGATTTCGTAAAGGATGGATTGATGAACAAATTCGTAAAAAATATTTTAGAACTGCCATTAATCTTGCATTTAATAAAGTACATTATAAAAATTCAAAAGGAACAAAAAAAGATTTTTATGAAATTGAGATTGAAAAAAATCGAGCTAAATTAAAAGAACTATTGTCAAACTATAAATCAGGTTAA
- a CDS encoding DUF177 domain-containing protein, protein MIIKYTNFSDGIHLISFNEPVENLGLDESFFGNVLVNCRMDKSIHQIVIDFDVEATSHLICDRCNSEYDAKLTNHFQMSYLFVRDAKRLDEFNVKYLSPDEDKIDIDQDVFDYVELAIPMKKLCREDCKGLCPVCGTNLNEKQCDCHLNTKNDIWEPLKKLKFNN, encoded by the coding sequence ATGATAATAAAATATACAAATTTTTCTGACGGTATACATCTAATAAGTTTTAACGAACCAGTAGAAAATTTAGGTTTGGACGAATCATTTTTTGGTAATGTATTAGTCAACTGTAGAATGGATAAGTCTATTCATCAAATAGTTATTGATTTTGATGTTGAAGCAACATCACATTTAATTTGTGATAGGTGTAATTCTGAATACGATGCAAAATTGACTAATCACTTTCAGATGAGTTATCTATTTGTAAGAGATGCAAAACGATTAGATGAATTCAATGTAAAATATTTATCGCCAGACGAAGATAAAATTGATATTGATCAGGATGTTTTTGATTATGTTGAATTAGCAATACCGATGAAAAAATTATGTAGAGAAGATTGTAAAGGTTTATGCCCAGTATGTGGAACAAACCTAAATGAAAAACAGTGCGATTGTCATTTAAATACAAAAAATGATATTTGGGAACCATTAAAAAAATTGAAATTCAATAATTAA
- the rpmF gene encoding 50S ribosomal protein L32 produces the protein MPNPKRKMSKSRRDKRRTHYKATIPTLSRCSNCGELKLSHRACPNCGYYAGRSMFVPES, from the coding sequence ATGCCTAATCCAAAACGAAAGATGTCTAAGAGTAGAAGAGACAAGCGCAGGACTCACTATAAAGCAACTATACCTACCTTAAGCCGCTGTTCAAATTGCGGAGAATTAAAGTTGAGTCATAGAGCATGTCCAAATTGCGGTTACTACGCCGGCAGATCGATGTTCGTACCAGAATCATAA
- the plsX gene encoding phosphate acyltransferase PlsX, protein MIENQSDIKCRIAVDAMGGDYAPLNVILGALQAYNESADFELILVGNKEKILQTAKQEKIELDENLIYHAPDVIGMDETPVTAIKSKPESSIVIGAKLVKEKKADAFVSAGNTGAVMAVSTLIMGRIKGVSRPTIGATFPTEKNKYCIVFDAGASVDSKPQHLYEYAVLGSIFAREIYGIPNPSIGILSVGEEESKGNELVFSTYKLLKDSNLNFFGNVEGRDILKGTVDIVVCDGFVGNIILKFGESVLSLLKTKIKNYAKKGLLNKLKALVVKSVLKVSLKDMDYQYYGGVPLLGVNGISIIGHGSSSPLAIKNMVLRAKEMYEKKLIQKFQEAITQNAKISQTY, encoded by the coding sequence ATGATAGAAAATCAATCAGACATCAAATGTAGAATTGCAGTTGATGCTATGGGGGGCGATTATGCCCCTTTAAATGTTATTCTTGGTGCACTACAAGCTTATAATGAATCTGCTGACTTTGAACTGATCCTTGTAGGCAATAAAGAAAAAATTCTTCAGACTGCAAAACAAGAAAAAATAGAATTAGATGAAAATTTAATTTATCACGCACCAGATGTTATTGGTATGGATGAAACTCCTGTTACAGCTATTAAATCTAAACCAGAATCATCTATAGTTATAGGTGCCAAATTAGTTAAAGAAAAAAAAGCTGATGCATTCGTAAGTGCTGGTAATACTGGTGCTGTGATGGCTGTTTCAACTTTAATTATGGGTAGAATTAAAGGCGTAAGTAGACCAACAATTGGAGCAACTTTTCCTACTGAAAAAAATAAATATTGTATTGTTTTTGACGCAGGTGCAAGTGTTGATAGTAAACCTCAGCATCTATATGAATATGCTGTCTTAGGTTCCATCTTTGCAAGAGAAATTTATGGTATTCCTAATCCTTCTATTGGTATTCTAAGTGTTGGCGAAGAAGAATCCAAAGGAAATGAACTTGTATTTTCTACTTATAAATTATTGAAGGATTCTAATTTAAATTTTTTTGGTAATGTTGAAGGAAGAGATATATTAAAAGGAACTGTGGATATAGTCGTATGTGATGGTTTTGTTGGAAATATAATACTCAAATTTGGAGAAAGTGTTTTATCGCTATTAAAAACAAAAATAAAGAATTATGCAAAGAAGGGTTTATTAAATAAATTAAAAGCACTTGTTGTTAAAAGTGTTTTGAAAGTTTCTTTAAAAGATATGGATTATCAATACTATGGAGGTGTTCCTTTACTTGGTGTTAATGGAATTAGTATTATAGGACACGGTTCAAGTTCTCCACTTGCAATTAAAAATATGGTGCTGAGAGCAAAAGAAATGTACGAAAAAAAATTAATACAAAAATTTCAGGAGGCTATTACTCAAAATGCAAAAATCTCACAAACCTATTAA
- a CDS encoding beta-ketoacyl-ACP synthase III, which translates to MQKSHKPINATITAVGMYVPEKILDNKYFESIVDTSDEWITTRTGIKERRILENGGTSFMAVEAIKDLMKNFPLNPEEIDLIIVATITPDMFFPSTACLIQEKIGAKNAWGFDLSAACSGFLFALQTAASFIESGRYKKILVVGADKMSSITDYTDRNNCILFGDAASVVLVEPIEDLNYGIKDSILYCDGSGKDTLYMKAGGSLFPASQETVANRWHYIYQDGKTVFKAAVKGMADVSYEIMKRNNLTSDDIAYLVPHQANMRIIDATAERMGISRDKVMINIDRYGNTTAATIPLCLTEYYKAGKLKKGDNLILSAFGAGYTWGAIYLTWSLD; encoded by the coding sequence ATGCAAAAATCTCACAAACCTATTAATGCTACCATAACTGCAGTTGGTATGTATGTACCGGAAAAAATATTAGATAATAAATACTTTGAATCCATTGTTGATACAAGTGATGAATGGATAACAACACGAACAGGTATCAAAGAAAGAAGAATCTTAGAAAACGGTGGAACAAGTTTTATGGCTGTTGAAGCTATAAAAGATTTAATGAAAAACTTTCCTTTAAATCCCGAAGAAATTGATTTAATAATAGTTGCAACAATAACTCCAGATATGTTTTTTCCATCTACAGCATGTTTAATCCAGGAAAAAATTGGAGCTAAAAATGCCTGGGGTTTCGATTTATCTGCGGCTTGTTCTGGTTTTTTATTTGCACTACAAACTGCAGCAAGTTTTATAGAAAGTGGTAGATATAAAAAGATTCTTGTTGTAGGTGCAGATAAAATGAGTAGCATTACAGATTATACAGATAGAAATAATTGCATTTTATTTGGAGATGCTGCATCTGTTGTTTTGGTAGAACCAATTGAAGACTTAAATTATGGAATTAAAGATTCAATTCTTTACTGTGATGGTTCCGGAAAAGATACTCTTTATATGAAAGCAGGCGGTAGCCTTTTTCCAGCTTCTCAAGAAACCGTTGCAAATAGATGGCATTATATTTATCAGGATGGTAAAACTGTATTTAAAGCTGCAGTTAAAGGTATGGCTGATGTATCTTATGAAATTATGAAAAGAAATAATTTGACTTCTGATGATATAGCTTATCTTGTACCTCATCAAGCTAATATGAGAATTATTGATGCTACAGCCGAAAGAATGGGTATTTCAAGAGATAAAGTAATGATAAATATTGATCGATATGGAAATACAACAGCTGCTACTATTCCTTTATGTTTGACAGAATATTATAAAGCTGGTAAATTGAAAAAAGGAGATAATTTAATACTTTCTGCTTTCGGAGCTGGTTATACCTGGGGTGCTATTTATTTAACCTGGAGTTTAGATTAA
- the fabD gene encoding ACP S-malonyltransferase, which translates to MGKKAFIFPGQGSQYVGMTKDLYENSIEAKEMIQTAEEAVNMPLSQIMFYGPEETLKQTEITQLAIFLHSAILIGLIRTIQPDMVAGHSLGEYSALFSANAIQFYDAIKLVHLRGKAMAKASLENKGTMAAIIGLSQDKLIEICEIAANDGIVQCANFNSPGQIVISGSVEGVQKAMQLAKEAGAKLVKELVVSGAFHSQLMKNAQEKFAESLSSVNLYDAKVPVYANVTAKPVQNKEEIKKLLFDQIVNPVRWEETIINMINDGADEFYEIGPGKVLQGLVKRINPDVKIFGIDKYSEVERYI; encoded by the coding sequence ATGGGTAAAAAAGCATTTATTTTCCCCGGTCAGGGTTCTCAATATGTTGGTATGACTAAAGATTTATATGAAAATTCTATAGAAGCAAAAGAAATGATTCAAACTGCTGAAGAAGCAGTTAATATGCCATTATCTCAAATTATGTTTTATGGTCCCGAAGAAACATTAAAACAAACAGAGATTACTCAATTAGCAATATTTTTGCATAGTGCAATTCTTATTGGATTGATAAGAACAATCCAGCCCGATATGGTAGCAGGACATTCATTAGGAGAATATTCAGCGTTGTTTTCTGCAAATGCAATCCAGTTTTATGATGCTATTAAACTTGTGCATTTACGTGGAAAAGCCATGGCAAAAGCAAGTTTAGAAAATAAAGGAACTATGGCTGCAATTATTGGACTATCACAGGATAAGTTAATTGAAATTTGTGAAATTGCAGCAAATGATGGAATAGTTCAATGTGCTAATTTTAATTCTCCAGGTCAAATTGTAATTTCTGGTTCGGTAGAAGGTGTTCAAAAAGCAATGCAATTAGCTAAAGAAGCTGGAGCTAAACTTGTAAAAGAACTTGTAGTTAGTGGTGCATTTCATTCTCAATTAATGAAAAATGCTCAGGAAAAATTTGCTGAATCTCTTTCGTCTGTTAATTTATACGATGCTAAAGTTCCTGTTTATGCAAATGTAACAGCAAAACCTGTTCAAAATAAAGAAGAAATTAAAAAATTACTTTTTGATCAGATCGTAAATCCTGTTAGGTGGGAAGAAACTATAATTAATATGATAAATGATGGAGCTGATGAATTCTATGAAATTGGTCCGGGTAAAGTATTACAGGGTTTGGTTAAAAGAATTAATCCAGATGTTAAAATTTTTGGAATAGATAAATATTCTGAAGTTGAAAGGTATATTTAA
- a CDS encoding DUF3109 family protein produces MSNQFEKKINGLYIDPIIFTHKFVNRCDVCICSGECCYYGVYTDKKEYEKILSIKDQIISIMDDSQCKDPDKWFEEPEEDKDFESGIAIGTEVYNGKCVFLDKQGFCTLQKIALMNGEYKWKYKPLYCILFPLVVYEGVLTIDDDHLSRMHYCNKIQNQVSTVFDACKHELLHLLGEKGYQELLEYRNEYFNQIKSEGIKDEITK; encoded by the coding sequence ATGTCAAATCAATTTGAAAAGAAAATTAATGGACTTTATATTGATCCAATTATTTTCACACATAAATTTGTTAACCGTTGTGATGTGTGTATTTGTTCGGGTGAATGCTGTTATTATGGTGTTTATACCGATAAGAAAGAATATGAAAAAATTCTTTCTATAAAAGATCAAATAATATCTATTATGGATGATTCACAATGCAAAGATCCAGATAAGTGGTTTGAAGAACCTGAAGAAGATAAAGATTTTGAATCTGGAATTGCAATAGGCACAGAAGTGTACAATGGTAAATGTGTTTTTCTTGATAAACAGGGTTTTTGTACACTTCAAAAAATTGCATTAATGAATGGTGAATATAAATGGAAATACAAACCTTTATATTGTATACTATTTCCACTTGTAGTTTATGAAGGTGTACTTACTATTGATGATGACCATTTAAGTAGAATGCATTATTGTAATAAAATTCAAAATCAGGTTTCTACTGTTTTTGATGCATGTAAACATGAACTTTTACATTTACTTGGAGAAAAAGGTTATCAAGAACTTCTGGAATACCGTAATGAATATTTTAATCAAATAAAAAGTGAGGGAATTAAAGATGAAATTACAAAATAA
- the fabG gene encoding 3-oxoacyl-[acyl-carrier-protein] reductase, producing the protein MKLQNKKAIVTGGSRGIGKAIVEQLAREGCSVVFTYFAPNEELLKIEEENAKKVEAELNTDNVKVIGYVADASSFKAAQDTVNFTLEKFGSIDILVNNVGITKDNLLLRMSEEDFDLVLNINLKSVFNYTKAVIKNMIAQRYGKIVNISSVVGIIGNPGQANYVASKAGVIGLTKSNAKEFASRNININAVAPGFIETDMTRKLTEQQREAYLNFVPLKRFGTPEDVAKVVAFLCSDDANYITGQVISVDGGMAM; encoded by the coding sequence ATGAAATTACAAAATAAAAAAGCAATTGTAACTGGTGGTTCAAGAGGAATTGGTAAAGCAATTGTAGAACAATTAGCACGTGAAGGCTGCAGCGTTGTTTTTACATATTTTGCCCCAAATGAAGAATTATTAAAAATTGAAGAAGAAAATGCAAAAAAGGTCGAAGCAGAATTAAATACAGATAATGTTAAGGTAATTGGATATGTTGCAGATGCATCTTCGTTTAAAGCAGCTCAGGATACTGTAAATTTTACTTTGGAAAAATTTGGTAGCATTGATATATTAGTAAACAATGTTGGAATAACTAAAGATAATTTATTACTAAGAATGAGTGAAGAAGATTTTGACCTGGTTCTTAACATAAATCTAAAAAGCGTTTTTAATTATACTAAAGCAGTAATAAAAAACATGATAGCACAACGTTACGGAAAAATAGTTAATATAAGTTCAGTTGTTGGAATTATTGGTAATCCAGGTCAGGCAAATTATGTAGCTTCTAAAGCTGGAGTTATTGGATTAACAAAATCCAATGCAAAGGAATTTGCTTCCAGAAATATTAATATTAATGCAGTTGCCCCAGGTTTTATAGAGACAGATATGACTCGCAAATTAACAGAGCAACAAAGAGAAGCCTATTTAAATTTTGTCCCGCTTAAAAGATTTGGTACACCAGAAGATGTAGCTAAAGTAGTTGCATTTTTATGTAGCGATGATGCAAATTATATAACTGGACAGGTAATTTCTGTTGATGGCGGAATGGCTATGTAA
- a CDS encoding acyl carrier protein: MDIEAKVKEIIMDKLGVEESQITPEASFTKDLGADSLDIVELVMGFESAFGISISDEDAEKISTVGDAIKYLKEKVS; this comes from the coding sequence ATGGATATCGAAGCAAAAGTAAAAGAAATTATTATGGATAAACTCGGTGTTGAAGAGTCCCAAATAACACCGGAAGCATCCTTTACAAAAGATTTAGGTGCAGATTCACTCGATATAGTCGAATTAGTTATGGGTTTTGAATCTGCATTCGGAATTTCAATTTCCGATGAAGATGCAGAAAAAATCTCTACTGTTGGTGATGCTATAAAATATTTAAAAGAAAAAGTAAGTTAA
- the fabF gene encoding beta-ketoacyl-ACP synthase II has product MNKRRVVITGLGAVTPIGNNVQELWEGIITGRNGAGKITRFDTSKFATQFACEVKNFDPSLYIDKKELKRMDLYTHFALASAAMALEDSKLDLSKINLERAGVVFGSGIGGIYTFEEQHNAFLEGGVKRVSPFFVPMMIPDIAAGYISIKYGFKGPNYATVSACATSSHAIADAFILIQRGSADVMICGGSEAPITQMSIAGFNAARALSTWNDRYLEACRPFDKDRNGFVMGEGGGVLIIEELEHALNRGAKIYAEIVGVGLTGDAFHITAPAPNGEGAVRSMKEALRDANVDPSVVDYINAHGTSTELNDVNETKAIKTVFGEHAYKLAISSTKSMTGHLLGAAGAVEAIITTLAIVNSTVPPTINLDEPDPECDLNYTPKKAVKREINYALSNTFGFGGHNASILFKKFEG; this is encoded by the coding sequence ATGAATAAAAGAAGAGTAGTAATTACTGGACTTGGTGCAGTGACACCAATAGGAAATAATGTTCAAGAATTATGGGAAGGTATAATTACTGGAAGAAATGGGGCAGGAAAGATAACTCGATTTGACACTTCGAAATTTGCTACTCAATTTGCCTGTGAAGTAAAAAATTTTGATCCTTCTCTTTATATAGATAAAAAAGAATTAAAAAGAATGGATTTATATACACATTTTGCTCTTGCTTCTGCTGCAATGGCATTGGAAGATTCTAAATTAGATTTATCTAAAATTAATTTAGAAAGAGCAGGTGTTGTTTTTGGAAGTGGTATAGGAGGCATTTATACATTTGAAGAACAACATAATGCATTTCTTGAAGGAGGAGTAAAACGTGTTAGTCCATTTTTTGTTCCTATGATGATTCCTGATATTGCAGCTGGCTATATTTCAATAAAATATGGATTTAAGGGTCCCAACTATGCAACTGTTTCTGCTTGTGCAACTTCATCTCATGCAATAGCCGATGCATTTATTCTTATTCAGCGTGGTTCTGCTGATGTAATGATTTGTGGTGGATCAGAAGCTCCAATTACACAAATGTCAATCGCTGGGTTTAATGCTGCTCGTGCTTTATCTACCTGGAATGATAGATATCTCGAAGCTTGTCGACCTTTTGATAAGGATAGAAATGGTTTTGTTATGGGTGAAGGTGGTGGCGTTCTTATTATTGAAGAACTTGAACATGCATTAAATAGAGGTGCAAAAATTTATGCCGAAATTGTGGGCGTTGGTTTAACAGGTGATGCTTTTCATATAACTGCTCCTGCACCTAATGGAGAAGGTGCAGTCCGTTCAATGAAAGAAGCACTACGAGATGCCAATGTTGATCCTTCAGTTGTTGATTACATAAATGCTCATGGTACATCTACAGAATTAAACGACGTTAACGAAACAAAAGCAATTAAAACTGTATTTGGTGAACATGCTTACAAATTAGCTATTAGCTCAACTAAATCTATGACAGGACACTTACTTGGTGCGGCTGGAGCTGTAGAAGCTATTATAACAACTCTTGCTATTGTTAATAGTACTGTTCCTCCAACGATTAATTTAGATGAACCAGATCCTGAATGCGATTTAAACTATACTCCTAAAAAAGCAGTTAAAAGAGAAATTAATTATGCACTTAGCAATACATTTGGTTTTGGTGGTCATAATGCATCTATTTTATTTAAAAAATTTGAAGGTTAA
- the rnc gene encoding ribonuclease III — protein MLKKLFKKDNIKVNFNHLINKKALESLLGFKIKNKILYLKALTHSSFIETHPELEKSNERLEFLGDSVLNLVVAHYLFEKYRNEGEGFLTKVRASLVNRNRLYEIAEKLNLKDFLLYNEKYVDKNDEGFKTILADTLEALIGAIFSDRGFNVASEFIIKKIIKPYEKNHEYLIDTNYKGQLLEFTHANKLQTPKYVVISEEGPEHKKVFVVDVYIGNEKMGTGKGKNKKTAEQNASRIALMKLSKNLD, from the coding sequence GTGTTAAAGAAGCTTTTTAAAAAAGACAATATAAAAGTTAATTTTAATCACCTGATAAATAAAAAAGCTCTTGAATCTCTATTAGGATTTAAGATTAAAAATAAAATACTATACCTCAAGGCATTAACTCATTCATCTTTTATCGAAACACATCCAGAACTTGAAAAATCTAATGAACGACTTGAATTTCTTGGAGATTCTGTTTTAAACTTAGTTGTTGCACATTATCTTTTCGAAAAATATAGAAATGAAGGAGAAGGATTTTTAACTAAAGTGAGAGCTTCTCTTGTAAATAGAAATCGATTATATGAAATAGCAGAAAAACTTAATCTAAAGGATTTTCTTTTATACAATGAAAAATATGTTGACAAAAATGATGAAGGTTTTAAAACAATATTAGCAGATACTTTAGAAGCACTTATAGGTGCAATCTTTTCAGATAGAGGTTTTAATGTTGCTTCTGAGTTTATTATCAAAAAAATTATTAAACCATATGAAAAAAATCATGAGTATCTTATTGATACTAATTATAAAGGACAATTACTTGAATTTACACATGCAAATAAACTTCAAACACCAAAATATGTAGTTATAAGCGAAGAAGGACCTGAGCACAAAAAAGTGTTTGTTGTGGATGTTTATATTGGGAATGAAAAAATGGGGACAGGGAAAGGAAAAAACAAAAAAACAGCTGAACAAAATGCATCGAGAATTGCTTTAATGAAATTAAGTAAAAATCTGGATTGA